A portion of the Bacillus thuringiensis genome contains these proteins:
- the ahpC gene encoding alkyl hydroperoxide reductase subunit C, with product MLLIGTEVKPFKANAYHNGEFIQVTDESLKGKWSVVCFYPADFTFVCPTELEDLQNQYATLKDLGVEVYSVSTDTHFTHKAWHDSSETIGKIEYIMIGDPTRTITTNFNVLMEEEGLAARGTFIIDPDGVIQSMEINADGIGRDASILVNKIKAAQYVRNNPGEVCPAKWQEGSATLKPSLDLVGKI from the coding sequence ATGTTATTAATCGGCACAGAAGTAAAACCGTTTAAAGCTAATGCTTACCATAATGGAGAATTTATCCAAGTTACTGACGAAAGTTTAAAAGGAAAATGGAGTGTAGTTTGTTTCTACCCAGCTGACTTCACATTCGTTTGCCCAACTGAACTTGAAGACTTACAAAACCAATATGCAACTCTAAAAGACTTAGGCGTTGAAGTATACTCTGTATCTACAGACACTCACTTCACTCACAAAGCATGGCATGATAGCTCAGAAACTATCGGCAAAATCGAGTACATCATGATTGGTGACCCAACTCGCACAATCACTACAAACTTCAACGTTTTAATGGAAGAAGAAGGTCTTGCTGCTCGTGGTACATTCATCATCGATCCAGACGGCGTTATCCAATCTATGGAAATCAATGCTGACGGTATCGGCCGTGACGCAAGCATTCTTGTTAACAAAATTAAAGCTGCTCAATACGTACGTAACAACCCAGGTGAAGTTTGCCCAGCTAAATGGCAAGAGGGTTCTGCAACACTTAAACCAAGCCTTGACCTTGTAGGCAAAATCTAA
- the mtnK gene encoding S-methyl-5-thioribose kinase, with product MSKFTKYFLMEAKDVIAYVKEKLSKFEHAKGLQCEEIGDGNLNYVFRVWDEKENMSVIVKQAGDTARISDEFKLSTNRIRIESDVLQLEDELAPGLVPKVYLFDSVMNCCVMEDLSDHTILRTALINHQIFPRLADDLTTFMVNTLLLTSDVVMNHKEKKELVKNYINPELCEITEDLVYSEPFTNHNKRNELFTLNEGWIREHIYSDKELRTEVAKRKFSFMTNAQALLHGDLHTGSVFVRDDSTKVIDPEFAFYGPMGYDVGNVMANLMFAWVNADATMPPGAEKDTYMDWLQATMVEVIDLFKKKFLDAWDIHVTEIMAKEEGFSEVYLQSVLEDTAAVTGLELIRRIVGLAKVKDITCIENEEARARAERICLQVAKSFILRANQYRTGTSFVETLKEQSMHYAK from the coding sequence ATGTCTAAGTTCACGAAGTATTTTTTAATGGAAGCTAAAGATGTGATTGCATATGTGAAAGAGAAATTATCTAAGTTTGAACATGCAAAGGGGTTACAGTGTGAAGAAATAGGTGATGGCAATTTAAATTATGTGTTCCGCGTTTGGGATGAAAAAGAGAACATGTCTGTTATCGTAAAGCAAGCTGGGGATACAGCTCGCATTTCAGATGAGTTTAAGTTGTCGACGAATCGTATTCGTATAGAATCAGATGTTTTGCAGTTAGAGGATGAGTTAGCACCTGGACTTGTTCCTAAGGTGTATTTATTTGATAGTGTGATGAATTGTTGCGTAATGGAAGATTTATCGGATCACACAATATTACGTACAGCACTTATAAATCATCAAATATTTCCGAGGCTTGCGGATGATTTAACTACTTTTATGGTAAATACACTTTTATTAACATCGGATGTTGTAATGAATCATAAAGAGAAGAAGGAACTTGTGAAGAATTATATAAATCCTGAATTATGTGAGATTACAGAGGACCTCGTATATTCAGAACCATTTACCAATCATAATAAGCGTAATGAGTTATTTACGTTAAATGAGGGATGGATTAGGGAACATATTTATAGTGATAAAGAGCTTCGTACGGAAGTAGCGAAACGTAAATTTTCTTTTATGACGAATGCACAGGCATTACTTCATGGTGATTTACATACTGGTTCTGTTTTTGTAAGAGATGATTCTACAAAGGTTATTGATCCTGAGTTTGCTTTTTATGGACCTATGGGATATGACGTTGGGAATGTAATGGCGAATTTAATGTTTGCTTGGGTGAATGCGGATGCAACGATGCCACCTGGAGCTGAGAAAGATACGTATATGGATTGGTTACAAGCTACGATGGTAGAGGTAATTGATTTATTTAAGAAGAAGTTTTTAGATGCTTGGGATATTCATGTGACCGAGATTATGGCGAAGGAAGAAGGCTTTAGCGAAGTCTATTTGCAATCTGTATTAGAGGATACGGCTGCAGTGACAGGTCTGGAATTAATTCGCCGTATTGTTGGATTAGCGAAAGTAAAAGATATTACTTGTATTGAGAATGAGGAAGCACGTGCTAGAGCGGAGCGAATTTGTCTTCAAGTAGCGAAGAGTTTTATTTTACGAGCGAATCAATATAGAACGGGTACAAGTTTTGTAGAAACGTTAAAAGAACAGTCAATGCACTACGCGAAGTAA